A single region of the Lycium barbarum isolate Lr01 chromosome 2, ASM1917538v2, whole genome shotgun sequence genome encodes:
- the LOC132627284 gene encoding protein PARALOG OF AIPP2-like isoform X1, translated as MAAKPIADTIWRGSFMISRPEMTLNLKAHLSSKACTKVWLAAKDMADMLYPELLPKRDVWPKSFKTSKLIDDNIAIYFFSVKGRDDPVFENLLYNLKHYDIALKALVGDSELLIFTSSHLPEKHHRFEGKLYLWGVFSGRQAPPQHSPDDCFIHNARVTQASTPNSANDGKDRSCKESSNKKDSSPTSKSARKGRPLDDAWQHATPVDGKKQRTVCKYCGFISSSGGITYLKTHLGGGDPTGSLKGCPNVPPEVKRVMKEWLQGTIRAAKAPQLEEIRTDFEAAPASKKSVRRGRPLDAAWEHATPVDAKRQRAVCKYCGFISSSGGITHLKAHLAGGDPKGPSKGCPNVPPEVKRVMAESLNRTVKGVKAMQPEEIRTYMKAENDWSPPRSDDYSLNQQRVVKNAQYSHLANGGNSVNDMTMSKQSEKARVDSYMEVMSSHNACKSSFLSKPTSRVGFI; from the exons ATGGCTGCAAAACCAATTGCTGATACCATATGGCG GGGTAGTTTCATGATCTCCCGTCCAGAGATGACTTTGAATCTTAAAGCCCATTTATCAAGTAAAGCATGCACAAAAGTATGGCTGGCAGCTAAAGATATGGCGGATATGCTCTATCCTGAATTGCTTCCCAAGCGTGATGTGTGGCCTAAGAGTTTTAAAACTTCTAAACTGATTGATGATAATATTGCCATTTATTTCTTTTCAGTTAAAGGCAG AGACGATCCAGTTTTTGAAAATCTGCTGTATAACTTAAAACACTACGACATTGCTTTAAAAGCCTTGGTTGGTGATTCTGAACTCCTGATATTTACTTCTTCTCATCTGCCGGAAAAGCATCACA GATTTGAGGGTAAATTATATCTATGGGGCGTCTTCAGTGGAAGACAAGCTCCTCCTCAACACTCACCCGATGATTGTTTCATTCATAATGCCCGAGTCACACAAGCTTCAACCCCTAATTCAGCAAATGATGGAAAAGATAGAAGTTGCAAGGAATCCTCCAATAAGAAAGACTCTT CACCTACCTCAAAATCAGCTAGAAAGGGAAGGCCGCTCGATGATGCTTGGCAACATGCTACTCCAGTAGATGGAAAGAAGCAGAGGACAGTTTGCAAGTATTGTGGATTTATCTCTTCctctggaggcattacttatctTAAGACACATCTGGGTGGCGGCGATCCAACAGGTTCACTAAAGGGTTGTCCAAATGTGCCACCAGAAGTCAAAAGAGTGATGAAAGAATGGTTACAAGGAACTATACGAGCGGCGAAGGCCCCACAGCTAGAGGAAATCAGGACTGACTTTGAAG CAGCACCTGCATCAAAAAAATCAGTTAGAAGGGGAAGGCCACTTGATGCTGCGTGggaacatgctacacccgttgatGCAAAAAGGCAGAGAGCTGTTTGCAAGTATTGCGGTTTCATATCTTCTTCTGGAGGAATTACACATCTAAAGGCCCATTTGGCTGGAGGTGATCCAAAAGGGCCCTCAAAAGGTTGTCCCAATGTGCCGCCTGAAGTCAAAAGGGTAATGGCGGAATCGCTTAACAGAACAGTGAAAGGGGTGAAGGCCATGCAGCCAGAGGAAATCAGGACGTATATGAAAG CGGAAAATGATTGGTCTCCTCCAAGGTCAGATGACTATTCGTTGAATCAACAGAGAGTTGTAAAGAATGCTCAGTACTCACATTTAGCGAATGGGGGAAATTCTGTAAATGATATGACCATGTCAAAGCAATCAGAGAAAGCACGTGTCGATAGTTATATGGAGGTTATGAGTTCTCATAATGCTTGTAAGTCGAGCTTTTTAAGCAAACCTACGTCTCGAGTAGGTTTTATTTAA
- the LOC132627284 gene encoding uncharacterized protein LOC132627284 isoform X2 codes for MAAKPIADTIWRGSFMISRPEMTLNLKAHLSSKACTKVWLAAKDMADMLYPELLPKRDVWPKSFKTSKLIDDNIAIYFFSVKGRDDPVFENLLYNLKHYDIALKALVGDSELLIFTSSHLPEKHHRFEGKLYLWGVFSGRQAPPQHSPDDCFIHNARVTQASTPNSANDGKDRSCKESSNKKDSSPTSKSARKGRPLDDAWQHATPVDGKKQRTVCKYCGFISSSGGITYLKTHLGGGDPTGSLKGCPNVPPEVKRVMKEWLQGTIRAAKAPQLEEIRTDFEAPASKKSVRRGRPLDAAWEHATPVDAKRQRAVCKYCGFISSSGGITHLKAHLAGGDPKGPSKGCPNVPPEVKRVMAESLNRTVKGVKAMQPEEIRTYMKAENDWSPPRSDDYSLNQQRVVKNAQYSHLANGGNSVNDMTMSKQSEKARVDSYMEVMSSHNACKSSFLSKPTSRVGFI; via the exons ATGGCTGCAAAACCAATTGCTGATACCATATGGCG GGGTAGTTTCATGATCTCCCGTCCAGAGATGACTTTGAATCTTAAAGCCCATTTATCAAGTAAAGCATGCACAAAAGTATGGCTGGCAGCTAAAGATATGGCGGATATGCTCTATCCTGAATTGCTTCCCAAGCGTGATGTGTGGCCTAAGAGTTTTAAAACTTCTAAACTGATTGATGATAATATTGCCATTTATTTCTTTTCAGTTAAAGGCAG AGACGATCCAGTTTTTGAAAATCTGCTGTATAACTTAAAACACTACGACATTGCTTTAAAAGCCTTGGTTGGTGATTCTGAACTCCTGATATTTACTTCTTCTCATCTGCCGGAAAAGCATCACA GATTTGAGGGTAAATTATATCTATGGGGCGTCTTCAGTGGAAGACAAGCTCCTCCTCAACACTCACCCGATGATTGTTTCATTCATAATGCCCGAGTCACACAAGCTTCAACCCCTAATTCAGCAAATGATGGAAAAGATAGAAGTTGCAAGGAATCCTCCAATAAGAAAGACTCTT CACCTACCTCAAAATCAGCTAGAAAGGGAAGGCCGCTCGATGATGCTTGGCAACATGCTACTCCAGTAGATGGAAAGAAGCAGAGGACAGTTTGCAAGTATTGTGGATTTATCTCTTCctctggaggcattacttatctTAAGACACATCTGGGTGGCGGCGATCCAACAGGTTCACTAAAGGGTTGTCCAAATGTGCCACCAGAAGTCAAAAGAGTGATGAAAGAATGGTTACAAGGAACTATACGAGCGGCGAAGGCCCCACAGCTAGAGGAAATCAGGACTGACTTTGAAG CACCTGCATCAAAAAAATCAGTTAGAAGGGGAAGGCCACTTGATGCTGCGTGggaacatgctacacccgttgatGCAAAAAGGCAGAGAGCTGTTTGCAAGTATTGCGGTTTCATATCTTCTTCTGGAGGAATTACACATCTAAAGGCCCATTTGGCTGGAGGTGATCCAAAAGGGCCCTCAAAAGGTTGTCCCAATGTGCCGCCTGAAGTCAAAAGGGTAATGGCGGAATCGCTTAACAGAACAGTGAAAGGGGTGAAGGCCATGCAGCCAGAGGAAATCAGGACGTATATGAAAG CGGAAAATGATTGGTCTCCTCCAAGGTCAGATGACTATTCGTTGAATCAACAGAGAGTTGTAAAGAATGCTCAGTACTCACATTTAGCGAATGGGGGAAATTCTGTAAATGATATGACCATGTCAAAGCAATCAGAGAAAGCACGTGTCGATAGTTATATGGAGGTTATGAGTTCTCATAATGCTTGTAAGTCGAGCTTTTTAAGCAAACCTACGTCTCGAGTAGGTTTTATTTAA